Proteins encoded in a region of the Saccharomyces eubayanus strain FM1318 chromosome V, whole genome shotgun sequence genome:
- the RAD51 gene encoding recombinase RAD51 — MSQVQEQHISESQLQYGNASLMSTVPADPSQSIGNGNGSDGIAATDASADGGGSQEQEQVQGEVEEEEDDESALGSFVPIEKLQVNGITAADVKKLRESGLHTAEAVAYAPRKALLEIKGISEAKADKLLNEAARLVPMGFVTAADFHLRRSELICLTSGSKNLDTLLGGGVETGSITELFGEFRTGKSQLCHTLAVTCQIPLDIGGGEGKCLYIDTEGTFRPVRLVSIAQRFGLDPDDALNNVAYARAYNADHQLRLLDAAAQMMSESRFSLIVVDSVMALYRTDFSGRGELSARQMHLAKFMRALQRLADQFGVAVVITNQVVAQVDGGMSFNPDPKKPIGGNIMAHSSTTRLGFKKGKGPQRICKVVDSPCLPEAECVFAIYEDGVGDPREEDE, encoded by the coding sequence ATGTCGCAAGTTCAAGAACAACACATATCAGAGTCGCAGCTGCAGTACGGCAACGCTTCGTTGATGTCTACTGTACCAGCAGACCCTTCTCAGTCCATAGGTAATGGAAACGGCAGCGATGGCATCGCTGCCACCGATGCCTCCGCCGATGGAGGCGGCTCgcaagagcaagagcaagTGCAGGGCGAAGTggaggaggaagaggacGATGAGTCTGCCTTGGGTTCGTTTGTGCCTATAGAAAAGTTACAGGTGAATGGGATCACCGCAGCAGATGTGAAAAAACTAAGAGAGAGCGGGCTACATACCGCTGAAGCGGTGGCATATGCTCCCAGAAAGGCTTTGCTGGAGATCAAAGGTATATCCGAGGCAAAAGCTGACAAGTTGCTGAACGAAGCCGCTAGGCTGGTGCCCATGGGGTTTGTCACAGCAGCGGATTTCCACCTGAGAAGATCGGAGTTGATTTGCTTGACGTCCGGTTCTAAGAATCTGGACACCCTCTTGGGCGGTGGTGTAGAAACGGGTTCTATCACTGAGCTGTTTGGTGAATTCAGAACAGGTAAGTCACAACTATGTCACACTTTAGCAGTCACCTGCCAAATTCCATTGGACATTGGTGGCGGTGAGGGCAAGTGTTTGTATATCGACACAGAAGGCACTTTCAGACCCGTGAGGTTGGTGTCCATTGCTCAAAGGTTCGGGTTGGATCCGGACGATGCCCTAAACAACGTCGCCTATGCAAGAGCGTACAACGCTGACCATCAGTTGAGGCTCCTGGACGCTGCAGCTCAAATGATGAGCGAGTCCCGGTTCTCCTTGATTGTGGTGGACTCCGTCATGGCCCTTTACAGAACAGACTTTTCAGGCCGTGGTGAGTTGAGTGCAAGACAAATGCATCTGGCTAAATTCATGCGTGCCTTGCAAAGACTAGCTGACCAATTCGGTGTTGCTGTCGTCATCACCAACCAAGTTGTCGCCCAAGTTGATGGTGGCATGTCTTTCAACCCAGACCCGAAAAAGCCGATCGGTGGTAACATCATGGCCCATTCATCCACTACGCGACTAGGCTTCAAGAAGGGTAAAGGCCCTCAAAGAATATGTAAAGTCGTGGACTCGCCTTGTTTACCCGAAGCTGAGTGTGTCTTTGCCATCTACGAAGACGGTGTTGGTGACCCcagagaagaagacgagTAG
- the SHC1 gene encoding Shc1p, with protein MFTGVYPNTPGTYPEVTARKYMDRQSELNMFSTASSLALNELDARQYWSVSSHISGSSSMYSAGGEENLRSASTDPIVCLPGFPTDDRDSELISSAVGEDSVDSNPSFAEKFNTFPTKGFLSEDNGFAEVIPSSPEGKSRVSFESEISSEISKTTPPNGTSVYEALVEPPPSQNESVALSFGHSNDLDFLNNPSGSGSSNDVNRSSGSISLPKNVSLDFNVDNNLFFTNELVASESHKMAKFHLGKRNAKSLLTRWKTIEMYGESVKRTDDTYSNFQFAQYILKVGLNLENLQELVEEQELAEEQEGKSGSFTVDSLKESLLMDAKIILKKLSAVGYPDAQYLLGDAYSSGVFGKVKNRRAFLLFLAAAKRLHIESIFRTAICYECGLGVTRNASKAVNFLTFAATKNHPAAMYKLGVYSFHGLMGLPEDILTKLDGYRWLRRATSMANSLICGAPYELANIYMTGFKDLIISDPDYAMVLYKKAAILGHTESARILAEACGNRGISSRRNHRLSHKLPKASDNVLVSRKLI; from the coding sequence ATGTTCACAGGTGTTTATCCAAATACCCCAGGCACATACCCTGAAGTCACAGCTCGTAAATATATGGACAGACAGTCGGAACTGAACATGTTCTCCACCGCTTCTTCCTTGGCATTGAATGAATTGGACGCGCGCCAATATTGGTCTGTTTCCTCTCATATTTCAGGTTCAAGTAGCATGTACTCAGCTGGTGGAGAGGAAAATTTACGCTCCGCAAGTACCGATCCAATCGTTTGTTTACCAGGGTTTCCAACAGATGACAGGGATAGCGAATTGATATCCTCTGCCGTTGGTGAAGATTCAGTGGATAGTAATCCTTCATTTGCCGAGAAATTCAATACTTTCCCCACCAAAGGTTTTCTTTCTGAAGACAATGGGTTTGCTGAGGTTATCCCTTCCTCGCCAGAGGGGAAATCACGAGTATCTTTTGAAAGCGAAATATCGtctgaaatttcaaagaccACTCCTCCAAACGGGACTTCGGTTTACGAAGCTTTGGTAGAGCCACCTCCCTCTCAAAATGAGTCTGTTGCTCTGTCTTTCGGACATTCAAACGATTTGGACTTTTTGAACAACCCAAGTGGATCGGGCTCTTCAAATGACGTTAATAGAAGCTCGGGTTCCATATCCCTTCCCAAAAATGTGTCTTTAGATTTTAACGTTGACaataatctttttttcacaaacGAGCTGGTAGCATCTGAATCACATAAGATGGCCAAATTCCACCTTGGTAAGAGAAATGCAAAAAGCTTGCTAACAAGATGGAAAACCATTGAAATGTATGGAGAATCTGTCAAAAGGACTGATGACACATATTCCAATTTCCAATTTGCGCAATATATTTTGAAGGTTGgtttgaatttggaaaacttaCAAGAATTGGTTGAAGAGCAAGAATTGGCTGAAGAACAAGAGGGCAAGAGTGGTTCCTTTACTGTTGACAGCTTGAAAGAATCGTTACTGATGGACGCAAAAATAATTCTGAAGAAATTAAGTGCTGTCGGATATCCGGATGCGCAGTACCTGTTAGGCGACGCTTACTCTTCTGGAGTTTTTGGAAAGGTAAAGAATAGAAGGGCATTTCTCCTGTTCTTAGCGGCAGCCAAAAGGTTACACATTGAAAGTATATTCAGAACAGCTATCTGTTATGAGTGCGGATTAGGTGTGACAAGAAATGCATCAAAGGCAGTTAACTTTTTAACCTTTGCAGCAACTAAAAATCACCCTGCTGCAATGTATAAATTGGGtgtatattcttttcacgGTTTGATGGGTCTTCCCGAAGATATTTTAACAAAACTGGATGGTTATAGATGGTTACGAAGGGCTACATCCATGGCCAATAGTTTAATTTGCGGTGCCCCTTATGAATTGGCTAATATCTATATGACAGGATTCAAAGACCTTATTATTTCAGATCCAGATTATGCAATGGTACTTTATAAGAAGGCAGCAATTCTGGGGCACACTGAATCTGCAAGAATATTGGCAGAAGCTTGTGGAAATAGAGGTATTTCTTCTCGTAGAAATCATCGACTATCACATAAATTACCCAAAGCTTCCGACAATGTTCTCGTGTCCAGGAAATTGATTTAA
- the UBP9 gene encoding putative ubiquitin-specific protease UBP9, which translates to MIKRWLSVTKKKSDPEKGTHSNDEISRKAINMKKAGAFRDPTIGKPTSTKSSSSSAPSNPASHEKKNRSSSQADNIIDEKHHHHHHHHHDMTNNLNEVESYFPSTYEDGALEAESQILFTSMTDLMPYGDGSNKVFGYENFGNTCYCNSVLQCLYNIPEFRCNVLRYPERIPVTNRIRKSDLTGSKVRVFTNESFETSANGGNSNSGSQICDNEDVHNHNHHHNQHSDLDNSSSSTQEKQNNNERKRNSFMGFGKSKSSSKDSAKKDDSSEVERPRPVHTVVMASDQLTEKLHEGCRRIIVGRSLPIQGGSSLITAHADHQVNSQPQSKVSAGSNEPMDDDNHFNSEGICHTVNVPNLNKETTFPTSEQRKKAALIRGPVLNIDHLLYPSEKATLYNGLKDIFESITENLALTGIVSPTEFVKILKKENILFNTMMQQDAHEFLNFLLNDSSEYIECHTSSVNSMPQENMNDTSDNFITDLFKGTLTNRIKCLTCDNITSRDEPFLDFPIEVQGDDETDIQKVLKSYHQREMLNGVNKFYCNKCYGLQEAERIVGLKQVPYILSLHLKRFKYSEEQKSNIKLFNKIRYPLYLDVSSTFDTSVSKRYELSGVVIHMGSGPQHGHYVCICKNEKFGWLLYDDETVESVSEETVLQFTGHSGDQTTAYVLFYKEIDANYANNQMGDTVTSDQNRNQIENNIEQLMKCDDWLRNRALKAMANVERKKILKDIPEVKAPVRTVDRKRNKQKRRSRILSFIK; encoded by the coding sequence atgataaaaagaTGGCTATCTGtgaccaagaagaagtctGATCCAGAAAAGGGTACACATAGTAATGATGAAATCAGCCGAAAAGCAATTAATATGAAGAAGGCTGGAGCTTTTCGAGATCCGACTATAGGGAAACCAACGAGCACTAAGAGTAGCTCCTCAAGTGCACCTTCTAACCCAGCAAGccatgaaaagaagaacagaTCCAGCAGTCAAGCGGATAAcatcattgatgaaaaacatcatcaccatcatcaccaccaccatGATATGACGAACAATTTAAATGAAGTAGAGAGTTATTTTCCTAGCACATATGAGGATGGTGCATTAGAAGCAGAGTCCcaaattcttttcactAGCATGACAGATCTAATGCCTTATGGGGACGGTTCAAACAAGGTGTTTGGCTACGAAAATTTTGGGAATACCTGCTATTGTAATTCCGTTTTGCAATGTCTTTACAATATACCCGAGTTCAGGTGCAATGTCCTGCGATATCCTGAAAGAATACCTGTAACAAACAGAATTCGAAAAAGCGACTTAACTGGCTCAAAGGTGAGAGTATTTACTAATGAAAGTTTTGAGACGTCTGCCAACGGAGGAAATTCGAATTCAGGGAGCCAAATCTGTGATAATGAAGACGTAcacaaccacaaccaccATCATAATCAGCACAGTGATCTGGATaactcttcttcatctactcaagaaaaacagaacaacaatgaaagaaaaaggaattcCTTTATGGgctttggaaaaagcaAATCGAGTAGCAAAGACTCCgcaaagaaagatgatAGCAGTGAGGTTGAACGGCCTCGGCCTGTGCATACAGTGGTTATGGCATCAGACCAGCTAACGGAAAAGCTTCACGAAGGGTGCAGGAGAATAATTGTTGGAAGATCTCTTCCAATTCAGGGTGGCTCCTCCTTGATAACTGCACATGCAGACCACCAAGTCAATTCACAACCTCAATCGAAAGTGTCTGCCGGTAGTAACGAACCAATGGATGACGATAACCACTTCAACTCGGAGGGTATCTGTCATACCGTGAACGTGCCCAACCTTAACAAAGAAACCACTTTTCCGACAAGCgagcaaagaaaaaaggcaGCATTAATTAGGGGCCCTGTTCTCAATATCGATCACTTGCTCTATCCTTCTGAGAAGGCAACGCTTTACAATGGTCTAAAGGATATATTTGAGTCTATAACTGAAAATTTGGCACTGACAGGGATCGTTTCACCTACTGAATTTGTTAAGATcctaaaaaaagaaaatattttgttcAACACTATGATGCAACAAGATGCTCATGAATTTTTAAACTTTTTACTAAATGACTCCAGTGAATACATTGAATGCCATACCTCCAGTGTAAATAGTATGCCTCAAGAGAACATGAATGACACCAGCGATAATTTCATAACCGATCTGTTCAAGGGTACGCTGACAAACAGAATTAAGTGCTTAACTTGCGACAATATCACCTCAAGAGATGAACCGTTCTTAGATTTCCCTATAGAGGTACAGGGCGATGATGAGACtgatattcaaaaagttttgaaaagctaTCATCAACGCGAAATGTTGAATGGCGTTAACAAATTTTACTGCAACAAATGCTACGGTTTACAAGAGGCAGAACGCATAGTTGGTTTGAAGCAGGTGCCTTATATTCTGTCGCTACACTTAAAAAGATTCAAGTACTCAGAAGAACAGaaatcaaatatcaaactGTTCAATAAGATACGCTATCCATTGTACCTAGACGTTTCTTCTACATTTGATACGTCAGTATCCAAAAGATACGAATTGAGTGGCGTCGTAATACATATGGGAAGTGGTCCCCAGCATGGCCATTATGTATGCATTTgcaagaatgaaaaatttgggtGGCTGTTATATGACGACGAAACCGTAGAGTCTGTTAGCGAAGAAACGGTATTGCAGTTTACAGGCCATTCGGGTGATCAAACAACAGCTTACGTTCTGttttataaagaaattgatgcAAATTACGCCAACAACCAAATGGGAGACACTGTGACTTCAGATCAAAACCGAAACCAAATTGAGAACAATATTGAACAATTGATGAAGTGTGATGACTGGTTAAGAAATCGCGCATTGAAAGCGATGGCCAATGTGGAAcgtaaaaaaattctaaaagATATACCAGAAGTTAAGGCACCTGTAAGAACTGTTGATAGAAAACgcaataaacaaaagagaagatCCAGAATACTGAGTTTTATCAAATAA